In Streptomyces sp. P3, one DNA window encodes the following:
- a CDS encoding MFS transporter, with product MNDTDTSTGNENEAAPVARATDTGTAATASGSPGDRRRWFALAIVMTAAFMDLVDVTIVNIAIPSIREDAGASWSQIQWITAGYALAFAAGLITGGRLGDIHGRKRLFLIGIGGFTLASALCGFAVNPDMLVASRILQGGMAAMMVPQVLSIVHATFPAHERGKVFGLFGAIVGLGAVSGPLLGALLTEWNLFGLEWRPIFLINLPVGIAGLILGSRFITESKAPKALKLDLVGVVLVTLGLLMLLYPLTRGRELGWPVWGFVSMAGALGVFAALVAYERRKGARDGSPLIELSLFRVRSFAAGVAVQTVFGIGLGVFFLVWTLYMQTGLGWSPLKAGLTGVPFSIAVSAAAGMSVQQLTPRFGRKVLQAGALTMTVGVLLYIWESERYGLGIAPWQMALPLVVMGAGMGLIFAPLTDAVLSEVPREHAGSASGLINTVQQMGNALGLGLVAVVFFGEIGDRLTPAEVGPTFVNAFQHALGWVALVMFGIFLLMFALPKRSAQHLEGFEDIPEAGSSEEPEREKEREFAG from the coding sequence ATGAACGACACGGACACCTCCACCGGGAACGAGAACGAGGCCGCGCCCGTCGCTCGGGCCACCGACACAGGAACCGCCGCCACGGCATCGGGCTCGCCGGGCGACCGCCGCCGCTGGTTCGCGCTCGCGATCGTGATGACCGCGGCTTTCATGGACCTCGTCGACGTCACCATCGTCAACATCGCGATCCCCTCCATCCGGGAGGACGCGGGCGCGTCCTGGAGCCAGATCCAGTGGATCACCGCCGGTTACGCGCTCGCCTTCGCTGCCGGGCTCATCACGGGCGGCCGGCTCGGCGACATCCACGGCCGCAAGCGGCTGTTCCTCATCGGCATCGGCGGCTTCACCCTCGCCAGCGCGCTGTGCGGCTTCGCGGTGAACCCGGACATGCTGGTCGCCTCCCGCATCCTGCAGGGCGGCATGGCGGCGATGATGGTCCCGCAGGTGCTGTCGATCGTGCACGCCACCTTCCCGGCGCACGAGCGGGGGAAGGTGTTCGGGCTCTTCGGCGCGATCGTGGGGCTGGGAGCCGTCTCCGGTCCGCTGCTCGGCGCGCTGCTGACGGAGTGGAACCTGTTCGGGTTGGAGTGGCGGCCGATCTTCCTGATCAACCTGCCGGTCGGCATCGCGGGACTGATCCTCGGCAGCCGGTTCATCACGGAGTCCAAGGCCCCGAAGGCGCTGAAGCTGGACCTGGTGGGCGTCGTCCTGGTGACCCTCGGTCTGCTCATGCTCCTGTACCCGCTCACCCGCGGCCGTGAGCTGGGCTGGCCGGTGTGGGGGTTCGTCTCGATGGCGGGCGCGCTGGGAGTCTTCGCCGCGCTGGTCGCCTACGAGCGGCGCAAGGGCGCACGGGACGGCTCGCCGCTGATCGAGCTCTCCCTCTTCCGCGTGCGGAGCTTCGCGGCGGGCGTCGCCGTGCAGACCGTCTTCGGGATCGGCCTCGGCGTCTTCTTCCTGGTGTGGACGCTGTACATGCAGACCGGCCTCGGCTGGAGCCCGCTGAAGGCGGGGCTGACCGGTGTCCCGTTCTCGATCGCGGTGTCGGCGGCCGCCGGGATGTCCGTACAGCAGCTGACTCCGCGCTTCGGACGCAAGGTGCTTCAGGCGGGCGCCCTGACGATGACCGTCGGCGTGCTCCTCTACATCTGGGAATCCGAGCGTTACGGCCTCGGCATCGCACCCTGGCAGATGGCGCTGCCGCTGGTCGTGATGGGCGCGGGCATGGGCCTGATCTTCGCCCCGCTGACCGACGCGGTGCTGTCGGAGGTGCCGCGCGAGCACGCCGGCTCGGCGTCCGGACTCATCAACACCGTGCAGCAGATGGGCAATGCGCTCGGTCTGGGACTCGTCGCGGTGGTCTTCTTCGGCGAGATCGGCGACCGGCTGACCCCGGCCGAGGTCGGCCCCACCTTCGTCAACGCCTTCCAGCACGCGCTGGGCTGGGTGGCGCTGGTGATGTTCGGGATCTTCCTGCTGATGTTCGCTCTGCCGAAGCGGTCGGCGCAGCACCTGGAGGGCTTCGAGGACATCCCGGAGGCGGGCTCCTCCGAGGAGCCGGAGCGGGAGAAGGAGCGCGAGTTCGCCGGCTGA
- a CDS encoding RNA polymerase sigma factor RpoD/SigA, which produces MATRAVARRKSATGETSGAARSVRAHGGEIADRDLVGMYLDEIARTPLLDAAKEVELSQIIEAGVFAQQVLDGEEESRADASREEFEALVAESERAKDVFIRSNLRLVVAVARRYPRSGLPLLDLIQEGNAGLVRAVEKFDYRKGFKFSTYATWWIRQAITRSIADQSRTIRLPVHLVEELGRIRRVQREFNRENGRDPEPAEIAAELGSTPERVTDVLDWARDPVSLNMSVDDQGETQFGDLLEDTSAVSPEQSVLTLLRSEELDGLIDRLDPRTASIIKMRYGIDDGRERTLTEVGKEHGLTRERIRQIEKHALLELKKLARDTGFEAAA; this is translated from the coding sequence ATGGCAACCCGTGCCGTCGCCCGCCGCAAGTCCGCCACCGGCGAGACGAGCGGCGCGGCCCGCAGTGTTCGCGCCCATGGCGGCGAGATCGCCGACCGCGACCTGGTCGGCATGTATCTCGACGAGATCGCGCGCACACCCCTGCTCGACGCCGCGAAGGAAGTCGAGCTGTCCCAGATCATCGAGGCCGGCGTGTTCGCGCAACAGGTCCTCGACGGCGAGGAGGAGTCCAGGGCGGACGCCTCCCGCGAGGAGTTCGAGGCTCTGGTCGCGGAAAGCGAGCGGGCCAAGGACGTATTCATCCGTTCCAACCTCCGCCTGGTGGTCGCGGTCGCCCGCCGCTACCCCCGTAGCGGGCTTCCCCTCCTCGACCTCATCCAGGAGGGCAACGCGGGCCTGGTGCGCGCGGTCGAGAAGTTCGACTACCGCAAGGGCTTCAAGTTCTCCACGTACGCGACCTGGTGGATCCGTCAGGCCATCACCCGGTCGATAGCGGACCAGTCGCGCACGATCAGGCTGCCCGTCCACCTGGTGGAGGAACTCGGCCGCATCCGCCGCGTACAGCGCGAGTTCAACCGGGAGAACGGCCGTGACCCGGAGCCCGCAGAGATCGCCGCGGAGCTCGGCTCCACACCGGAGCGCGTCACCGACGTCCTGGACTGGGCCCGTGACCCGGTCTCGCTGAACATGTCGGTCGACGACCAGGGCGAGACACAGTTCGGCGACCTGCTGGAGGACACTTCCGCGGTCTCGCCCGAGCAGTCCGTCCTCACCCTGCTGCGCAGCGAGGAACTGGACGGTCTGATCGACCGTCTCGACCCGCGCACCGCCTCCATCATCAAGATGCGCTACGGCATCGACGACGGCCGCGAGCGCACTCTGACCGAGGTCGGCAAGGAGCACGGCCTGACGAGGGAGCGCATTCGTCAGATCGAGAAGCACGCCCTGCTGGAACTGAAGAAGCTGGCCCGCGACACGGGCTTCGAGGCGGCGGCGTAG
- a CDS encoding MarR family winged helix-turn-helix transcriptional regulator has translation MKKASTSVDEPQPRWLTVEEQLVWRSYVHATTLLEDHMDRQLQRDAGMPHVYYGLLVKLAESSHRRLRMTELAMHAKITRSRLSHAVARLERNGWVRREDCPSDKRGQFAVLTEAGLDMLKRAAPGHVAVVRNALFDRLSPEQQKSLGEIMQIIAEGLQPNEAGADLPWLR, from the coding sequence ATGAAGAAGGCATCCACATCCGTCGACGAGCCGCAACCCCGCTGGCTCACCGTAGAGGAGCAGCTCGTCTGGCGCTCCTACGTGCACGCCACCACCCTCCTCGAGGACCACATGGACCGGCAGCTGCAACGTGATGCGGGCATGCCGCACGTCTACTACGGGCTTCTGGTCAAGCTCGCCGAGTCCTCCCACCGACGGCTGCGGATGACCGAACTGGCCATGCATGCCAAGATCACCCGCTCCCGCCTCTCCCACGCCGTCGCGCGCCTGGAGAGGAACGGCTGGGTGCGCCGCGAGGACTGCCCCTCCGACAAGCGCGGCCAGTTCGCCGTACTGACCGAGGCTGGTCTGGACATGCTCAAACGCGCCGCGCCGGGCCATGTCGCCGTCGTGCGCAACGCCCTGTTCGACCGGCTCTCCCCGGAACAGCAGAAGTCCCTCGGCGAGATCATGCAGATCATCGCCGAGGGACTTCAGCCCAACGAAGCGGGTGCGGACCTGCCCTGGCTCCGCTAG
- a CDS encoding DeoR/GlpR family DNA-binding transcription regulator gives MYAPERQQEILRLARDAGRVDVLSLAEEFQVTAETIRRDLKALDRAGLVRRVHGGAIPVGRLDFEPDLAEREGTSIDEKDRIARAALAELPAEGTMILDAGTTVARLAAALPLEAELTVVTHSLPIAARLADHPGMQLHLVGGRVRHRTRAAVDAWALRAYGEIRADVLFVAANGFSAEHGLTTPDLAEAAVKRAAVAAARRVVLLADSSKHGQEHFARFGDLSDVDLLITDSGLSDDDTAAVERGGTEVIRA, from the coding sequence ATGTACGCACCGGAGCGGCAGCAGGAGATCCTGCGGCTCGCCCGCGACGCCGGCCGGGTGGACGTCCTGTCGCTCGCCGAGGAGTTCCAGGTCACCGCGGAGACGATCCGCCGCGACCTGAAGGCCCTCGACCGCGCCGGCCTGGTGCGCCGCGTCCACGGCGGCGCCATACCGGTCGGACGCCTCGACTTCGAGCCGGACCTCGCCGAACGCGAGGGAACCTCGATCGACGAGAAGGACCGTATCGCCAGGGCGGCCCTCGCCGAACTGCCCGCCGAGGGCACGATGATCCTCGACGCCGGCACGACGGTGGCCCGTCTGGCCGCGGCCCTGCCGCTGGAGGCCGAGCTCACCGTCGTCACCCACAGCCTGCCCATCGCGGCCCGTCTTGCGGACCACCCCGGGATGCAGCTCCACCTCGTCGGCGGGCGCGTACGGCACCGCACGCGCGCCGCCGTGGACGCCTGGGCGCTGCGCGCGTACGGCGAGATCCGCGCCGACGTCCTGTTCGTCGCAGCCAACGGCTTCTCCGCCGAGCACGGCCTGACCACACCCGACCTCGCCGAGGCCGCGGTGAAGAGGGCAGCCGTCGCGGCCGCACGACGCGTGGTGCTGCTCGCCGACTCCTCCAAGCACGGCCAGGAACACTTCGCCCGCTTCGGCGACCTGAGCGACGTGGACCTGCTGATCACCGACAGCGGGCTCAGCGACGACGACACGGCCGCCGTCGAGCGCGGCGGCACGGAAGTGATACGAGCATGA
- the pfkB gene encoding 1-phosphofructokinase: protein MILTVTPNPSLDRTYEVPALDRGEVIRATGERMDPGGKGVNVSRAVAATGRRTVAVLPLGGAPGALVAELLDAQGIEVAPVPVAGATRSNIALAESDGVLTKINAPGPELSAEEQERLLETVREQSRGADWIACCGSLPRGLTPSWYAEVVARAHAGGARIALDTSGRALLEALRERPDVVKPNAEELAEAVGRPLATVGDAVKAAEELRAMGARAVLASLGADGQLLVEDTGTWFASARVDVVRSNVGAGDSSLAGFLVAGGSGPAALASAVAHGAAAVQLPGSVMPTPSDLDPAAVRVTAQVPVDRRLEEPVS from the coding sequence GTGATCCTCACTGTCACCCCCAACCCCTCCCTCGACCGTACCTACGAGGTTCCCGCTCTGGACCGTGGCGAGGTCATCCGCGCCACCGGTGAGCGGATGGACCCGGGCGGCAAGGGCGTGAACGTGTCGCGCGCGGTCGCCGCCACCGGGCGGCGCACGGTCGCCGTGCTGCCCCTGGGCGGCGCACCGGGCGCGCTCGTCGCCGAACTGCTCGACGCGCAGGGCATCGAGGTCGCGCCGGTCCCGGTCGCCGGAGCCACCCGCTCGAACATCGCCCTCGCCGAGTCGGACGGCGTCCTGACGAAGATCAACGCGCCCGGTCCGGAGCTGTCCGCCGAGGAACAGGAACGGCTCCTGGAGACGGTGCGCGAGCAGTCGCGCGGCGCGGACTGGATCGCCTGCTGCGGAAGCCTGCCCCGCGGGCTCACGCCCTCCTGGTACGCCGAGGTGGTCGCCCGTGCGCACGCCGGAGGCGCGCGCATCGCGCTGGACACCTCGGGGCGTGCGCTGCTCGAGGCGCTGCGCGAGCGGCCCGATGTCGTCAAGCCGAACGCCGAGGAGCTCGCGGAGGCCGTCGGACGCCCCCTCGCGACAGTCGGCGACGCGGTGAAGGCCGCCGAGGAACTGCGCGCAATGGGCGCCCGCGCCGTACTCGCCAGCCTGGGCGCCGACGGGCAGCTGCTCGTGGAGGACACCGGCACCTGGTTCGCGAGCGCCCGCGTGGACGTCGTACGCAGCAACGTCGGAGCGGGCGACTCCTCCCTCGCCGGCTTCCTCGTCGCCGGCGGCAGCGGCCCGGCGGCGCTCGCCTCCGCCGTCGCACACGGCGCGGCCGCCGTCCAGCTGCCCGGCAGCGTGATGCCGACCCCGTCCGACCTGGACCCGGCGGCGGTGAGGGTCACGGCACAGGTGCCGGTGGACCGTCGTCTCGAGGAGCCGGTCTCATGA
- a CDS encoding MFS transporter, translating to MSETAQKASAPSSGKGGGPDANRWKALAFIALAQLMVVLDATIVNIAMPSAQQDLGISDGNRQWIVTAYALAFGGLLLFGGRIADLWGRKRAFVVGLGGFAAASALGGAAVNEAMMFGARALQGAFGALLAPAALSLLAVMFTDAKERAKAFGIYGAIAGGGGAVGLILGGFLTEYLDWRWTFFVNIPFAIVAAAGAYFVIREPEGGRNRSPLDIPGVILSTLGLVSLVYGFTRAESEGWSDSVTIGMFVAAAVLLAAFVIVESKVKAPLLPLRVITERNRGGIYLSLGLAIIAMFGLFLFLTYYLQIVKGYTPVKTGFAFLPMIAGMITGSTQIGTRLMTRVAPRLLMGPGFLVAALGMLLLTRLEIDSSYTAVLMPAMLLLGLGMGTAFMPAMSLATYGIEPRDAGVASAMVNTSQQVGGAIGTALLNTIAASATTSYIKDHVAGAATRPQQQLVQLEGMVHGYTSAIWFAVGILVAAATIALTFINAGKPDMGAVAGSGSKDAEDAVPVMVH from the coding sequence ATGTCTGAAACAGCCCAGAAGGCCTCGGCCCCGTCCTCCGGCAAGGGGGGCGGGCCGGACGCCAACCGCTGGAAAGCGCTGGCCTTCATCGCCCTCGCCCAGCTGATGGTCGTCCTCGACGCGACCATCGTGAACATCGCGATGCCCTCCGCCCAGCAGGACCTGGGCATCTCCGACGGCAACCGGCAGTGGATCGTCACCGCCTACGCCCTCGCCTTCGGTGGTCTGCTGCTGTTCGGCGGCCGCATAGCCGACCTGTGGGGCCGCAAGCGCGCCTTCGTCGTCGGCCTCGGCGGGTTCGCCGCGGCCTCCGCGCTCGGCGGCGCGGCCGTCAACGAGGCGATGATGTTCGGCGCCCGCGCGCTCCAGGGCGCGTTCGGCGCGCTGCTCGCGCCCGCCGCGCTCTCCCTGCTCGCCGTGATGTTCACCGACGCGAAGGAGCGCGCCAAGGCGTTCGGCATCTACGGTGCGATCGCCGGTGGCGGCGGCGCCGTCGGTCTGATCCTCGGCGGCTTCCTCACCGAGTACCTGGACTGGCGCTGGACGTTCTTCGTGAACATCCCGTTCGCGATCGTCGCCGCGGCCGGCGCGTACTTCGTCATCCGTGAGCCGGAGGGCGGTCGCAACCGGTCGCCGCTCGACATCCCGGGCGTCATCCTCTCCACCCTCGGTCTGGTCTCCCTGGTCTACGGCTTCACGCGCGCCGAGTCGGAGGGCTGGAGCGACTCCGTGACCATCGGCATGTTCGTCGCGGCAGCCGTCCTGCTGGCCGCCTTCGTGATCGTCGAGTCGAAGGTCAAGGCTCCGCTGCTGCCGCTGCGCGTGATCACCGAGCGCAACCGCGGCGGGATCTACCTCTCCCTCGGCCTCGCGATCATCGCGATGTTCGGCCTGTTCCTCTTCCTGACCTACTACCTGCAGATCGTGAAGGGCTACACGCCGGTCAAGACCGGTTTCGCCTTCCTCCCGATGATCGCGGGCATGATCACCGGCTCCACCCAGATCGGCACCCGTCTGATGACCCGGGTCGCCCCGCGTCTGCTGATGGGCCCCGGCTTCCTGGTCGCCGCCCTCGGCATGCTGCTGCTGACCCGGCTGGAGATCGACTCCTCGTACACGGCCGTGCTGATGCCGGCGATGCTGCTGCTCGGCCTCGGTATGGGTACGGCGTTCATGCCGGCCATGTCCCTGGCCACGTACGGCATCGAGCCGCGGGACGCCGGTGTCGCCTCCGCGATGGTCAACACCTCGCAGCAGGTGGGCGGCGCGATCGGCACCGCCCTGCTGAACACCATCGCCGCGTCCGCGACGACCTCGTACATCAAGGACCACGTCGCCGGCGCCGCCACCCGGCCCCAGCAGCAGCTGGTGCAGCTGGAGGGCATGGTGCACGGCTACACGAGCGCCATCTGGTTCGCCGTCGGCATCCTGGTGGCGGCCGCCACGATCGCGCTGACCTTCATCAACGCCGGCAAGCCGGACATGGGCGCGGTCGCCGGCTCGGGGTCGAAGGACGCAGAGGACGCGGTGCCGGTGATGGTCCACTGA
- a CDS encoding GNAT family N-acetyltransferase: MSSERTEVQVRPGIEDDLEALTSLYNHYVRETPITFDTAVFSPEERRPWLLSHPEDGPYRLMVATETDSQDIHGVSQAILGYATSSPYRPKAAYSTSVEVSVYVAPDAGRRGIGTLLYKALFEALAGEDLHRAYAGIAQPNEASARLHERFGFRHVGTYREVGRKFDRYWDVAWYEKDL; the protein is encoded by the coding sequence ATGTCGTCGGAACGTACAGAGGTGCAGGTCAGGCCGGGAATCGAGGATGACCTCGAAGCCCTCACCAGCCTCTACAACCACTACGTACGTGAGACGCCCATCACATTCGACACCGCGGTCTTCAGTCCGGAAGAGCGACGTCCTTGGCTGCTCTCCCACCCTGAAGACGGGCCGTACCGCCTGATGGTTGCCACGGAAACGGACTCACAGGACATCCACGGCGTCTCACAGGCGATCCTGGGTTACGCCACATCCAGCCCCTACCGCCCCAAGGCGGCCTACTCCACCTCGGTGGAGGTGTCGGTCTACGTCGCTCCGGACGCCGGCCGGCGCGGCATCGGCACGCTGCTCTACAAGGCGCTCTTCGAGGCGCTGGCGGGCGAGGACCTGCACCGCGCGTACGCGGGCATCGCGCAGCCCAACGAAGCGTCCGCGCGGCTGCACGAACGCTTCGGGTTCCGGCACGTGGGCACCTACCGGGAGGTGGGCCGGAAGTTCGATCGCTACTGGGACGTGGCCTGGTACGAGAAGGACCTCTGA
- a CDS encoding YafY family protein: protein MTTDTPARLLQLLSILQTPREWPGGELADRLGVSRRTVRRDIDRLREIGYPVEASKGSDGGYRLVAGKAMPPLVLDDEEAVAIAVGLRAGAGHALEGVDEASVRALAKLEQVLPARLRHRVSTLQAATTPLTSGDGASIAPETLTVMASTVAGHERLRFAYRAKDGTESRRLTEPYRLVSTGRRWYLVAYDLDREDWRTFRVDRVRDPFATGSRFAPREMPTGSAAEYLRRSIQQRPDLDEYAYDVTFDAPAELVASRLPSWLSASVTADPPEPEDGEDGGPDGGARRCRLRGTTSDPVEWVVVRFAMLGYEFSVREPQELVDCARELSGRLGRAAETGSPNDAEAAAPDTAHGRPSRGR from the coding sequence ATGACGACGGACACTCCGGCTCGGCTGCTGCAACTCCTCTCCATCCTCCAGACACCCCGTGAATGGCCCGGCGGCGAGCTCGCGGACCGCCTCGGGGTCTCCCGACGCACGGTCCGGCGGGACATCGACCGGCTGCGCGAAATCGGGTATCCCGTCGAGGCCAGCAAGGGCTCGGACGGCGGATACCGGCTGGTCGCGGGTAAAGCGATGCCGCCGCTCGTGCTCGACGACGAGGAGGCCGTGGCGATCGCCGTCGGCCTGCGGGCCGGCGCGGGGCACGCGCTGGAGGGCGTCGACGAGGCCTCCGTACGGGCCCTCGCCAAACTGGAACAGGTGCTGCCGGCCAGACTGCGCCACCGCGTCTCCACCCTCCAGGCCGCGACCACACCGTTGACCAGCGGGGACGGCGCGAGCATCGCACCCGAGACGCTGACCGTCATGGCCTCGACGGTCGCCGGGCACGAGCGGCTGCGGTTCGCCTACCGCGCGAAGGACGGCACGGAGTCGCGGCGGCTGACCGAGCCCTACCGGCTGGTGTCGACGGGCCGGCGCTGGTACCTCGTGGCGTACGACCTCGACCGCGAGGACTGGCGGACCTTCCGTGTCGACCGGGTCCGGGACCCCTTCGCGACCGGCTCCCGCTTCGCGCCGCGCGAAATGCCGACGGGCAGTGCGGCGGAATACCTGCGGCGGTCCATCCAACAACGCCCCGACCTGGACGAGTACGCGTACGACGTCACCTTCGACGCACCCGCCGAGCTGGTGGCGTCCCGGCTGCCGTCCTGGCTGAGCGCGTCGGTCACGGCGGACCCGCCCGAGCCGGAAGACGGGGAGGACGGCGGGCCGGACGGCGGTGCGCGCCGATGCCGGCTGCGGGGGACCACGAGCGATCCGGTGGAGTGGGTGGTGGTCCGGTTCGCCATGCTGGGGTACGAGTTCTCGGTCCGGGAGCCGCAGGAACTGGTGGACTGCGCAAGGGAGTTGAGCGGACGCCTGGGCCGGGCGGCAGAAACCGGGTCGCCGAACGACGCGGAAGCGGCAGCCCCGGACACGGCCCACGGCCGCCCGAGCCGGGGACGGTGA
- a CDS encoding dioxygenase: MSAATREDTLLQERMPALYLSHGAPPLADDPVWPGELAAWSAGLPRPKAILMVSAHWEEAPLALGAVDPVPLVYDFWGFPEHYYQVKYDAPGAPELAESVRKLLRAPGIPVQDIPDRGLDHGAYVPLVEMFPAADIPVLQISMPTLDPVKLMDIGRKLAPLRDEGVLIVGSGFFTHNLAALRHPGGGVPTWSSEFDDWGRRALETRDWDGLLDFLHKAPAGRYAHPRTEHFAPLFVTMGAAEVTGELDAQRSVIDGFWMGLAKRSLQFG, translated from the coding sequence ATGTCCGCCGCAACTCGGGAGGACACCCTCCTCCAGGAACGCATGCCCGCGCTCTACCTCAGTCATGGCGCCCCGCCGCTCGCGGACGACCCCGTCTGGCCCGGCGAACTCGCCGCATGGTCGGCCGGTCTGCCCCGTCCCAAGGCCATCCTGATGGTCTCCGCCCACTGGGAGGAGGCCCCGCTCGCCCTCGGCGCCGTCGATCCCGTCCCCCTGGTCTACGACTTCTGGGGCTTCCCCGAGCACTACTACCAGGTGAAGTACGACGCCCCCGGCGCGCCGGAGCTCGCCGAGAGCGTGCGCAAGCTGCTGCGCGCTCCGGGCATCCCCGTGCAGGACATCCCCGACCGCGGCCTCGACCACGGCGCCTACGTCCCGCTCGTCGAGATGTTCCCGGCCGCCGACATCCCGGTCCTGCAGATCTCCATGCCGACGCTCGACCCCGTCAAGCTCATGGACATCGGCCGCAAGCTCGCCCCGCTCCGCGACGAGGGGGTCCTGATCGTCGGCTCCGGTTTCTTCACCCACAACCTGGCCGCGCTGCGTCACCCGGGCGGGGGAGTGCCCACCTGGTCCTCGGAGTTCGACGACTGGGGCCGGCGCGCACTGGAGACGCGCGACTGGGACGGTCTGCTCGACTTCCTCCACAAGGCCCCGGCCGGCCGGTACGCCCACCCGCGCACCGAGCATTTCGCCCCGCTCTTCGTGACCATGGGCGCCGCGGAGGTGACCGGCGAACTGGACGCGCAGAGGTCCGTGATCGACGGGTTCTGGATGGGGCTGGCGAAGCGGTCGCTGCAGTTCGGCTGA